One part of the Desulfonema ishimotonii genome encodes these proteins:
- a CDS encoding 2-oxoacid:ferredoxin oxidoreductase subunit beta, translated as MAIRDYIRQRFFPHMWCPGCGHGIVLNSMLRAVEQLGMSKNEIVMVSGIGCSSRISGYVDFHSLHTLHGRALGFATGVKMSKPELNVIVPMGDGDALAIGGNHFIHAARRNIAMTAIVMNNRIYGMTGGQYSPLSGHGTSATTAPYTNIDHDFDVVKLAKAAGASFVARSTTYHARQVTDILKQAIVHDGFSVVEILSQCPTYFGRKNRMGGPSDMMEWFKENTTPIGSKAKAENPALIERGIFVQDEDKPEYCTEYDKVIERAMGGRS; from the coding sequence ATGGCGATCAGAGATTATATCAGACAGCGGTTTTTTCCGCACATGTGGTGTCCGGGCTGCGGCCACGGCATTGTACTCAACAGCATGCTCCGGGCTGTGGAGCAGCTCGGCATGAGCAAAAACGAGATCGTCATGGTCTCCGGCATCGGATGCTCGTCCCGGATCTCCGGGTACGTGGACTTTCACTCCCTTCACACCCTGCACGGGCGTGCCCTGGGCTTTGCCACGGGCGTCAAGATGAGCAAGCCGGAGCTGAACGTCATTGTGCCCATGGGCGACGGCGACGCCCTGGCCATCGGCGGCAATCACTTTATTCACGCGGCCCGGCGCAACATCGCCATGACCGCCATTGTGATGAACAACCGGATCTACGGCATGACCGGCGGGCAGTATTCCCCGCTGTCCGGCCACGGCACATCGGCCACCACCGCGCCCTACACCAACATCGACCACGATTTCGATGTGGTGAAGCTGGCCAAGGCGGCCGGGGCCTCTTTTGTGGCCCGCTCCACGACCTATCACGCCAGACAGGTCACGGATATTCTGAAACAGGCCATTGTCCACGACGGGTTTTCCGTGGTGGAAATCCTGTCCCAGTGCCCCACCTATTTCGGCAGAAAAAACAGGATGGGCGGTCCTTCGGACATGATGGAGTGGTTTAAGGAGAATACCACCCCGATCGGTTCCAAAGCCAAAGCGGAGAACCCGGCGCTGATTGAGCGGGGCATCTTTGTGCAGGACGAGGATAAGCCGGAATATTGCACCGAATACGACAAGGTGATTGAAAGAGCGATGGGAGGGCGGTCGTAA